In Rana temporaria chromosome 3, aRanTem1.1, whole genome shotgun sequence, a single window of DNA contains:
- the LOC120933073 gene encoding caspase-7-like — protein sequence MIKPRALIISMTEFHSRPGGKGMTLDPRKGAMRDTNRLFQILSRLGFEVTLSIDASAREIREIYRKEREIPQGDCFINIISSHGEEGVIYDFHGEQVYLRDLYDLLSPENCPALAGVPKLFFIQACRGMALDQGVFLETDGAPPQISAFSHIDFIPRDTVVVFASSEGYAAFQNPLGSIFLQTLCNMLDGKEKDLEITQLLTRLNHLVAYNFESRGTYGGYKEMPCFITNLTRDLHPFKKRE from the exons ATGATAAAACCACgtgctctgatcatctccatgaCTGAGTTTCACAGTCGGCCAGGTGGAAAAGGTATGACATTAGATCCCCGTAAAGGTGCGATGCGTGACACAAACCGCCTCTTTCAAATTCTATCCAGACTGGGTTTTGAGGTTACTTTGAGTATTGATGCCAGTGCCAGAGAGATTCGGGAGATCTATCGAAAAG AGAGAGAAATTCCTCAAGGGGACTGTTTCATCAACATCATTTCCAGCCATGGTGAGGAGGGAGTCATTTATGATTTCCATGGTGAGCAGGTGTACCTTAGAGACCTGTATGACTTGCTGTCTCCAGAGAACTGCCCAGCACTGGCTGGGGTACCCAAACTGTTCTTTATACAG GCATGCAGAGGAATGGCATTGGACCAAGGTGTCTTCCTGGAGACTGATGGCGCTCCACCACAAATAAGTGCATTCTCCCATATTGACTTCATCCCGAGAGACACTGTGGTTGTGTTTGCCAGCAGTGAAG GTTATGCTGCGTTCCAAAATCCCCTGGGCTCCATCTTCCTACAGACGCTCTGTAACATGCTTGATGGAAAGGAGAAGGACCTTGAAATCACTCAGCTTCTTACTCGCCTTAATCATCTGGTGGCCTACAATTTTGAAAGCAGAGGAACATATGGAGGCTACAAAGAGATGCCGTGCTTCATCACCAACCTCACCAGGGACCTGCACCCATTCAAGAAGAGGGAATAA